Proteins encoded in a region of the Puniceibacterium sp. IMCC21224 genome:
- a CDS encoding tripartite tricarboxylate transporter substrate binding protein produces the protein MHRRTLFTVAALAASTLVPMAALAEFPENDIRVIVPWGAGGGTDGIVRKITNLAEDNLGDASMYVENVEGGVSATGIGQVMSARPDGYTIGALTYDSVVTVPYQNMLPTYSMDKLKLIARITSEPDAIIVDATSDYKTIQDLVDAAKADPGQIRVAVQNLGGRVHLTLLQLQDLTGAEFKIVSYPGGAAPQKEAILSDEVDVALTSLGDFANLIDDGTVRGILEFSNAKNPTYDVPTSEEAGIDLQNGSFIVIAAPVDTPPEAISKIETAYKAAYDSEEFQTWVSKIGVTPNWLGSDEVTQWADETAQSLFTEMDALENTDSK, from the coding sequence ATGCATAGACGCACATTGTTCACCGTAGCCGCACTGGCGGCCAGCACGCTCGTCCCTATGGCGGCGCTTGCTGAATTTCCCGAAAACGACATCCGTGTCATCGTGCCCTGGGGCGCCGGTGGCGGCACCGACGGGATCGTCCGCAAGATTACCAACCTTGCCGAAGACAACCTGGGCGATGCATCCATGTATGTAGAGAATGTCGAGGGTGGCGTCAGCGCCACCGGCATAGGCCAAGTCATGAGCGCGCGTCCTGACGGCTACACTATCGGTGCGCTGACCTATGACAGCGTCGTCACCGTGCCCTACCAGAACATGCTGCCCACCTACAGCATGGACAAGCTCAAGCTTATTGCGCGCATCACCAGCGAACCTGACGCGATCATCGTCGACGCCACGTCCGACTACAAGACGATCCAGGATCTCGTGGATGCAGCAAAGGCCGACCCGGGCCAGATCCGCGTCGCGGTTCAGAACCTCGGCGGCCGGGTGCACCTGACACTTCTGCAACTGCAGGATCTGACCGGCGCCGAGTTCAAGATCGTATCCTACCCCGGCGGCGCGGCCCCGCAAAAGGAAGCGATCCTGTCCGACGAGGTGGACGTGGCCCTGACCAGCCTGGGTGACTTTGCCAACCTTATCGACGACGGGACTGTGCGCGGCATCCTCGAATTTTCGAACGCGAAGAACCCCACCTACGACGTGCCCACCTCCGAAGAGGCCGGGATCGACCTGCAGAACGGCAGCTTTATCGTGATCGCAGCCCCCGTCGATACGCCGCCAGAAGCTATCTCGAAAATCGAGACGGCCTACAAGGCGGCCTACGACAGCGAAGAATTCCAGACCTGGGTCTCTAAGATTGGCGTGACGCCGAACTGGCTGGGCAGTGACGAGGTGACCCAGTGGGCAGATGAGACAGCACAAAGTCTCTTTACCGAGATGGACGCGCTCGAGAATACCGACTCAAAGTGA
- a CDS encoding NIPSNAP family protein translates to MIYDHRTYCCTPGTIAKHMKLYADHGWETQRRHLGDPVVYGAVETGDVNSYVHIWVFEDAADRARKREAMKNDPDWQAYLAKSAEAGYLVHQVNKILVPAPFFTG, encoded by the coding sequence ATGATATATGATCACAGGACCTATTGCTGCACGCCCGGAACCATTGCGAAACACATGAAGCTATACGCTGATCATGGCTGGGAGACTCAGCGTCGGCATCTTGGCGATCCGGTCGTCTACGGCGCGGTCGAGACAGGCGACGTGAATTCTTATGTTCATATCTGGGTGTTCGAGGATGCCGCTGACCGCGCGCGCAAGCGCGAGGCTATGAAGAACGACCCCGACTGGCAGGCTTATCTCGCCAAAAGCGCCGAGGCCGGTTACCTCGTGCATCAAGTGAACAAGATCCTCGTGCCGGCGCCGTTCTTCACGGGCTGA
- a CDS encoding tripartite tricarboxylate transporter permease, whose product MDTFLTLVGGFGALADWTVLGFMLGGFLIGTFFGAMPGLTSVLAIALLLPITYTIDVVPALVMCASIFMAGMYSGSITATTINIPGAPSSMMTAIEGHQLMKKGFGANALGHAALASMIGGSIGAVLLMAFMPLAAEISLLIRTPGKFSLVLFALVVIIIVDRGAIAKGVVATLLGIMFATVGIDVLLPIPRFNFGTETLIQGIDIMPLVIGAFAISEVLIQAQNWNAASGVADPETKGMKIRRRDFIPPMSEIRRIGFVTYVKSAFIGYGIGILPGAGGSMAAFVSYATARGASRYPEEYGKGSREGIAAAESANNSMCGGAFVPMLMFGIPGDPTTAIVLGVLVINGLQPGPRLLEHQADLIAPMFASLFLSALVLIPLTLFLFGPYFVRIVSIPKGLLYSAIAVVALVGSYVATYSIFQMSLAVGFGLLAYVMRRQNYSTVSMLLGFILGPDLEQYLRRALSLSDGNPLVFLTSPDSLFFLLLTALFAYMIVFRGRKKSAVA is encoded by the coding sequence ATGGATACTTTTCTCACCCTTGTCGGCGGCTTCGGCGCGCTGGCCGACTGGACCGTCCTCGGCTTCATGCTTGGCGGATTTCTCATCGGCACGTTCTTCGGCGCAATGCCGGGCCTGACCTCGGTTCTGGCTATCGCGCTGCTGCTGCCCATCACCTATACGATCGACGTGGTACCGGCTCTGGTCATGTGCGCATCGATCTTCATGGCTGGCATGTATTCGGGCTCAATCACCGCCACCACCATCAACATCCCCGGTGCCCCCTCCTCCATGATGACGGCCATCGAGGGCCATCAGCTGATGAAGAAGGGCTTTGGAGCGAACGCGCTTGGCCATGCCGCGCTGGCCTCGATGATCGGCGGCAGCATCGGCGCAGTGCTTCTCATGGCGTTCATGCCGCTCGCGGCAGAGATTTCGCTTCTTATCCGCACGCCTGGAAAGTTTTCGCTCGTTCTATTTGCACTGGTGGTCATCATCATCGTGGACCGCGGCGCCATAGCCAAAGGGGTGGTGGCTACGCTTCTGGGCATCATGTTCGCCACCGTCGGCATCGACGTGCTGCTGCCCATCCCGAGGTTCAACTTCGGCACCGAAACGTTGATCCAGGGCATCGATATCATGCCGCTCGTGATTGGGGCGTTCGCCATCAGCGAAGTGCTGATTCAGGCGCAGAACTGGAACGCCGCAAGCGGCGTGGCAGACCCCGAGACCAAAGGCATGAAGATCCGGCGCCGCGACTTCATCCCGCCTATGTCCGAAATCCGTCGTATCGGGTTCGTCACTTATGTGAAGAGCGCTTTCATCGGTTACGGCATCGGCATCCTGCCCGGCGCCGGCGGCTCGATGGCGGCCTTTGTGTCCTACGCCACTGCGCGCGGTGCTTCCCGCTATCCCGAAGAATATGGCAAAGGATCGCGCGAAGGCATCGCCGCGGCGGAATCGGCAAACAACTCCATGTGTGGCGGGGCCTTTGTGCCGATGCTCATGTTCGGCATTCCGGGCGATCCGACGACGGCCATCGTGCTGGGCGTTCTGGTCATCAACGGGCTTCAGCCCGGACCGCGCCTGCTCGAACATCAGGCCGATCTCATCGCACCTATGTTCGCCTCGCTGTTTCTTAGCGCGCTGGTCCTCATCCCGCTGACACTGTTCCTGTTCGGTCCATATTTTGTGCGTATCGTCTCGATTCCCAAGGGACTTCTTTACAGTGCTATCGCTGTGGTCGCGCTGGTGGGCAGCTACGTGGCGACATACTCGATCTTCCAGATGTCGCTGGCGGTGGGCTTCGGTCTGCTGGCCTATGTGATGCGCCGCCAAAACTACTCAACAGTCTCCATGCTCCTGGGGTTCATCCTTGGTCCCGATCTGGAGCAGTACCTGCGAAGAGCCTTATCGTTGAGTGACGGCAATCCCTTGGTGTTCCTGACCAGCCCCGACAGTCTCTTTTTCCTGCTACTGACGGCACTGTTCGCTTACATGATCGTGTTTCGCGGTCGCAAGAAGTCGGCAGTAGCCTGA
- a CDS encoding tripartite tricarboxylate transporter TctB family protein — translation MAVNRFMRAGILFPLVLIVVTTIYMGAAFGIRSQFSTAGEISPRAIPMLTAGMMYLALMVVLIQELRSGPDETVETSGGAFLRPALVLGATAAYILLFRPLGYSLSTLLFVGALFLVFGFETRRPLRFTLYAITVTVVFYGLFAFIFGVRLPAFPGLAI, via the coding sequence ATGGCCGTAAATCGCTTCATGCGCGCGGGGATCCTGTTTCCGCTGGTGCTGATCGTCGTGACGACGATCTATATGGGTGCCGCGTTCGGTATCCGATCACAGTTCAGCACTGCGGGTGAGATCAGCCCGCGGGCGATCCCGATGCTCACGGCTGGGATGATGTATCTGGCGCTTATGGTCGTTCTCATCCAGGAACTCCGCTCTGGCCCCGACGAAACTGTCGAAACAAGCGGCGGAGCCTTCCTGCGACCCGCCCTCGTGCTCGGGGCGACGGCGGCCTACATCCTGCTCTTCCGCCCTCTGGGCTACAGCCTGTCGACCCTGCTGTTTGTCGGGGCGCTGTTTCTTGTCTTCGGCTTCGAGACCCGCCGACCGCTCCGCTTCACACTCTATGCGATTACGGTGACCGTCGTATTCTATGGTCTCTTTGCCTTCATTTTTGGCGTACGCCTTCCTGCATTCCCGGGGCTTGCAATCTGA
- a CDS encoding dihydrodipicolinate synthase family protein, translating to MSEITQGLHVVAQTPFHTDGAIDHESIATLSEFYYRHGARGLTVLGFSGEAQTLTPDEAVAVAASYVAASDGHAIFAGVSAPNLAILAEVAGQVMAEGASGVMIAPSAMARTDESLFSYFDAVFSRIGDVPTVLQDFPAATGVQMSVPAMARLVELFPQITVIKEEDMPSARKVAALRKALPDHVQILTGNNGLYLPQELARGADGPMAGFSYPEMLSGVDKLMREDGDTAGAHALFNRYLPLLKHEAQGALGIALRKETMRRRGALATATMRAAGGELGDADIAELDSIVSHMDLPA from the coding sequence ATGTCTGAAATCACCCAAGGCCTTCACGTTGTCGCGCAGACTCCATTCCATACCGACGGCGCAATTGATCATGAAAGTATCGCCACGCTTTCCGAGTTTTACTATCGCCACGGTGCACGCGGACTTACCGTGCTTGGCTTCAGTGGAGAGGCGCAGACGCTGACGCCCGACGAGGCCGTCGCCGTAGCCGCCTCCTACGTTGCAGCCAGCGATGGGCATGCGATCTTTGCCGGCGTTTCCGCGCCCAACCTTGCGATTCTGGCCGAGGTCGCGGGCCAGGTGATGGCCGAGGGTGCCAGCGGCGTGATGATCGCGCCCTCGGCCATGGCCCGCACCGACGAATCGCTTTTCTCCTATTTCGACGCTGTGTTCTCGCGGATAGGCGACGTGCCAACGGTGCTACAGGATTTTCCGGCCGCCACAGGCGTACAGATGTCAGTGCCTGCCATGGCGCGACTGGTCGAGCTTTTTCCGCAAATCACCGTGATCAAGGAGGAGGATATGCCAAGCGCGCGCAAGGTGGCCGCACTCCGCAAGGCGCTGCCAGATCACGTGCAGATCCTCACCGGCAACAACGGGCTCTATCTCCCGCAAGAGCTTGCGCGCGGGGCAGACGGGCCGATGGCCGGTTTTTCCTATCCCGAGATGTTGTCAGGTGTGGATAAACTCATGCGTGAGGACGGAGACACGGCTGGTGCGCACGCGCTTTTCAACCGCTACCTGCCCCTTCTGAAGCACGAGGCGCAGGGCGCGCTCGGCATTGCGCTTCGCAAGGAAACCATGCGTCGCCGCGGGGCACTGGCCACGGCTACGATGCGCGCGGCGGGCGGCGAACTGGGCGATGCGGACATCGCCGAGCTCGATTCGATCGTATCGCACATGGATCTTCCGGCGTAA
- a CDS encoding GntR family transcriptional regulator, with amino-acid sequence MDIPLKEMLEVGRRGASGGRASASSGIYDELRQRILSLELPPGTNLLRAELAKQFDVSVTPLRDALQKLEADGLVKIYPQSRTVVTRIDTDLVHDGHFLRRALETEVVRRLATDGAPETIERARLIIGVQKLIGNDDTQLRLFQELDEHFHRTLFDGIGQIAMHDLIRSRAGHLDRVRRLQRHSPEKIHAIIEGHLQILDAIEARDVNAADAAIREHLHKDPDWVDEFRNQHRDYFA; translated from the coding sequence ATGGACATACCGCTTAAGGAGATGCTCGAAGTCGGGCGGCGCGGCGCGTCAGGGGGCCGGGCTTCGGCGTCATCGGGGATCTACGATGAGCTGCGTCAGCGCATACTGTCGCTTGAGCTGCCGCCGGGTACAAACTTGTTGCGTGCCGAACTTGCCAAACAGTTCGATGTAAGTGTGACCCCCCTGCGCGACGCCCTGCAAAAGCTCGAGGCGGACGGGCTGGTCAAGATCTACCCGCAATCGCGCACCGTAGTGACGCGGATAGATACGGATCTGGTCCACGATGGTCACTTCCTGCGTCGCGCTCTCGAAACTGAGGTCGTGCGCCGCCTTGCCACCGATGGTGCCCCTGAGACGATTGAGCGGGCCCGGTTAATCATCGGAGTGCAGAAGCTTATCGGGAACGATGATACCCAGTTGCGCCTGTTTCAGGAGCTCGACGAGCATTTTCACCGGACGCTGTTCGATGGCATCGGTCAAATTGCCATGCACGACCTGATCCGATCGCGCGCAGGCCATCTCGACCGGGTCCGGCGGCTTCAGCGCCATTCGCCGGAAAAGATCCACGCGATCATCGAGGGGCATCTGCAGATACTTGACGCAATCGAAGCTCGGGACGTCAATGCGGCCGATGCGGCGATCCGCGAGCATCTGCACAAGGACCCCGACTGGGTTGACGAATTCCGCAACCAGCACAGGGACTATTTCGCCTAA
- a CDS encoding tripartite tricarboxylate transporter TctB family protein — protein sequence MFMNKHLLFLYVTLAVSVGYFISAMSLGDPFSAGGLTPSFFPLLVGAAAILFASTLIVQKLREAPAEQTEDGPSTYTHLWVTVAMFVYISVFRTAGYFISSWLFVFVLILLFSAFEKFVQKAVISAVIVGLAYLMFQLLFGVRLPTIWG from the coding sequence ATGTTCATGAACAAGCACCTGTTGTTCCTCTATGTCACGCTTGCCGTGTCAGTTGGGTATTTCATCTCGGCCATGAGCTTGGGTGACCCGTTTTCTGCCGGAGGCCTGACGCCCTCTTTCTTTCCCCTCCTCGTAGGCGCCGCAGCCATTCTCTTTGCCAGCACCCTGATCGTGCAAAAACTGCGCGAGGCTCCTGCGGAGCAAACCGAGGATGGCCCCAGCACCTACACCCACCTGTGGGTCACCGTGGCGATGTTCGTCTATATCTCGGTGTTCAGGACCGCGGGGTACTTCATTTCTTCGTGGCTTTTCGTCTTTGTGCTCATCTTGCTGTTCTCGGCCTTCGAAAAGTTCGTGCAAAAGGCCGTCATATCGGCGGTGATCGTTGGGCTGGCCTATCTGATGTTCCAGCTGTTGTTCGGCGTCCGCCTGCCGACGATTTGGGGTTAA
- a CDS encoding tripartite tricarboxylate transporter substrate binding protein: protein MFSRNLKSTMVLALGAWVIGATVAAADFPTRDIRLIVPWPAGGGADAISRKISNIAEQELPKSIYVENIAGAVTATGLIQMTNARPDGHTVGVLTYDSVITLPRGQMVPGYALDNMKLIARITTEADAIVVSKHTGIETFEELVERAKENPGEVRVGVAPKGSGPYLSVIQLEELLGVDFNVITYAGSSSAEAEALLSGELDAAISSLGDFSGIIESGDAKGVIELSSVQNETYTDVPTIKSKGHDLQTGSFLILAAPANTPDEAVETLETTFKAAYDTEDFQNWLAQVGVTADWLGSDGVDEWVDGLQTKTFKLMDDLGL from the coding sequence ATGTTTTCAAGAAATCTGAAAAGCACAATGGTGCTGGCGCTTGGCGCCTGGGTCATCGGTGCGACGGTCGCTGCGGCTGATTTCCCGACTCGGGATATTCGCCTGATCGTTCCGTGGCCGGCGGGCGGCGGCGCCGACGCCATTTCGCGTAAGATCAGCAATATCGCCGAACAGGAGCTGCCGAAATCCATCTACGTCGAGAACATCGCCGGTGCCGTGACTGCAACCGGCCTGATCCAGATGACCAACGCGCGTCCCGACGGGCACACGGTCGGCGTACTGACCTATGACAGCGTCATCACCTTGCCGCGCGGTCAGATGGTGCCCGGCTACGCGCTGGACAACATGAAGCTGATTGCCCGCATCACCACCGAAGCGGACGCCATCGTCGTATCCAAGCACACCGGCATCGAAACATTCGAGGAACTGGTCGAACGGGCCAAGGAAAATCCGGGCGAAGTGCGCGTTGGCGTGGCACCCAAGGGTTCAGGCCCCTACCTTTCGGTCATCCAGCTCGAAGAGCTGCTTGGCGTCGATTTCAACGTCATCACCTATGCGGGCTCGTCCAGCGCCGAAGCCGAGGCGCTGCTTTCTGGGGAACTGGATGCAGCGATCTCCAGCTTGGGCGATTTCAGCGGCATCATTGAATCCGGCGATGCCAAGGGCGTGATCGAACTGTCCTCGGTGCAGAACGAAACCTATACCGACGTGCCGACGATCAAGTCCAAGGGCCACGACCTGCAAACCGGCAGCTTCCTGATCCTGGCCGCCCCGGCAAACACCCCGGACGAGGCGGTCGAGACGCTCGAGACCACCTTCAAGGCAGCGTACGACACTGAGGACTTCCAGAACTGGCTGGCCCAGGTCGGCGTGACCGCCGACTGGCTGGGCTCGGACGGGGTCGACGAGTGGGTCGACGGGTTGCAGACCAAGACGTTCAAGCTGATGGACGATCTGGGCCTGTAA
- the parE gene encoding DNA topoisomerase IV subunit B yields the protein MAQDLLSGQQPDTYDASSIQVLEDMEHVRLRPGMYIGGKDDRALHHMVAEIIDNSMDEAVAGHATWIEVELHENGHVTIRDNGRGIPTGPHPKDPSKSALEIIFCTLNAGGKFSGDSYETSGGLHGVGSSVVNALSDHLRVEVARNKELFAMEFSRGIPQGKLEKIGAAPNRRGTAVTFHPDPEIFGTLKLKPARLFAMARSKAYLFSGVKIRWKTAITDGDTPTEAEFHFPGGLADYLADTMGSATTYADKPFAGKVEFREKYGQPGKVEWAINWTPSRDGFIQSYCNTVPTPEGGTHEAGFWAAILKGIKAYGELVSNKKAATITRDDLITGAGALVSCFIREPEFVGQTKDRLATTEASRMVEGAVRDHFDNWLAADTKSAGAILDFLVLRAEERMRRRQEKETARKTATKKLRLPGKLTDCTAKNRQGTELFIVEGDSAGGSAKGARNRENQALLPLKGKILNVLGAASSKLGSNAEISDLCEALGVGMGSRFVLDDLRYDKIIIMTDADVDGAHIAALLMTFFFTQMRPLIDNGHLYLACPPLYRLTQGATRLYVADDAEKDLWMEKGLGGKGKIDVQRFKGLGEMDAKDLKDTTMHPATRKLIRVTIDEDEPGETGDLVERLMGKKPELRYQYIQENARFVEELDV from the coding sequence ATGGCCCAAGACCTTCTCTCGGGGCAGCAGCCCGATACCTATGACGCCTCGTCGATTCAGGTGCTCGAGGACATGGAGCACGTGCGCCTGCGCCCCGGCATGTATATCGGCGGTAAGGATGACCGCGCGCTGCACCACATGGTCGCCGAAATCATCGACAACTCGATGGACGAGGCCGTCGCCGGTCACGCCACTTGGATCGAGGTTGAGTTGCATGAAAACGGCCATGTTACCATACGTGACAACGGTCGTGGCATCCCCACCGGGCCGCACCCCAAGGACCCGTCCAAATCCGCGCTGGAGATCATCTTCTGTACTCTGAATGCGGGCGGTAAGTTCAGTGGTGACAGCTACGAGACGTCGGGCGGTTTGCATGGCGTCGGCTCATCCGTTGTCAACGCGCTGTCCGATCATCTGCGGGTCGAAGTGGCGCGCAACAAGGAACTCTTTGCCATGGAGTTCTCGCGCGGGATTCCACAGGGCAAGCTGGAAAAGATCGGAGCCGCCCCCAACCGACGCGGCACAGCCGTCACCTTTCACCCCGACCCCGAGATCTTTGGCACGCTGAAACTAAAACCCGCGCGGCTCTTTGCCATGGCGCGGTCCAAGGCCTACCTGTTTTCCGGCGTCAAAATCCGCTGGAAGACCGCGATCACCGATGGCGACACGCCGACAGAGGCTGAATTCCACTTTCCCGGCGGTCTGGCGGACTATCTGGCCGACACCATGGGCAGCGCCACAACCTATGCCGACAAACCGTTTGCCGGCAAAGTCGAGTTCCGCGAAAAATACGGACAACCCGGCAAGGTAGAGTGGGCAATCAACTGGACCCCATCGCGCGACGGCTTTATCCAGTCCTATTGCAACACCGTCCCCACGCCCGAGGGCGGCACCCACGAGGCCGGATTCTGGGCCGCGATCCTCAAGGGGATCAAGGCCTATGGCGAGTTGGTGAGCAACAAGAAAGCTGCCACCATCACGCGCGATGACCTGATCACGGGGGCCGGGGCGCTGGTGTCCTGCTTTATTCGCGAGCCGGAGTTCGTTGGCCAGACCAAGGACCGGCTGGCGACAACCGAAGCATCGCGCATGGTCGAAGGCGCCGTGCGCGACCATTTCGATAATTGGTTGGCGGCGGATACCAAATCGGCGGGCGCGATCCTAGATTTCCTCGTCCTGCGCGCAGAAGAGCGGATGCGGCGGCGCCAAGAGAAAGAGACCGCCCGCAAAACCGCGACCAAAAAACTGCGCCTGCCCGGCAAACTGACCGACTGCACCGCCAAGAACCGCCAGGGCACCGAACTGTTCATCGTCGAGGGCGATTCGGCCGGCGGGTCCGCCAAGGGCGCGCGCAACCGCGAGAATCAGGCGCTGCTGCCGCTCAAGGGCAAGATCCTTAACGTGCTCGGCGCGGCCTCGTCCAAGCTGGGGTCAAATGCCGAGATTTCAGACCTCTGCGAAGCGCTGGGGGTCGGCATGGGCTCACGCTTTGTTCTCGACGATCTGCGCTATGACAAGATCATCATCATGACCGACGCGGACGTGGATGGCGCGCATATCGCGGCGCTGCTGATGACGTTCTTTTTCACCCAGATGCGACCGCTGATCGACAACGGCCACCTCTATCTGGCCTGCCCGCCGCTCTATCGGCTAACGCAGGGCGCGACGCGGCTCTATGTGGCGGACGATGCCGAGAAAGATTTGTGGATGGAAAAGGGTCTGGGCGGCAAAGGCAAAATCGACGTGCAACGGTTCAAAGGTCTGGGTGAGATGGACGCCAAGGACCTCAAGGACACCACGATGCACCCCGCCACGCGCAAGCTGATCCGGGTGACAATCGACGAAGACGAACCGGGCGAGACCGGAGATCTGGTCGAGCGCCTGATGGGGAAGAAGCCGGAGTTGCGGTATCAGTATATCCAAGAGAACGCGCGGTTTGTGGAGGAGTTGGATGTTTGA
- a CDS encoding IS3 family transposase (programmed frameshift) → MKMTRYSEPQILAILRQAEGGVPVAELCREHGMSTASFYKWRAKYGGMDASMIAQTKALEDENRRLKKMFAELSMQNELLKEALGKKLTGPSQRREMAATAVERRGVSVAVACRTFGVSETCYRYSPLLSDENEQIADLLVGLTDTRKTWGFGLCYLHLRNVKGHPWNHKRVYRIYCALELNLRIKPRKRLKRDKPDALAVPEAPNMTWSMDFMADRLSDGRQFRLLNVLDDFNREGLGIEVDFSLPAERVIRSLDRIIEWRGKPGTIRVDNGPEYISIKLLEWAEKQGVTLQHIQPGQPQQNAYIERYNRTVRNEWLDQHIIENIEEAQDFATQWLWTYNNDRPNMGIGGITPAQKLKMAA, encoded by the exons ATGAAGATGACGAGATACAGTGAGCCGCAGATCCTTGCGATCCTGCGCCAGGCCGAAGGCGGTGTTCCGGTGGCCGAGCTTTGCCGCGAACATGGTATGAGCACAGCGTCCTTTTACAAATGGCGGGCGAAGTATGGCGGGATGGATGCTTCAATGATCGCGCAGACCAAGGCGCTTGAAGACGAGAACCGACGCCTGAAGAAGATGTTCGCAGAGTTGAGCATGCAGAACGAGTTGCTGAAGGAAGCCCTTGGAAAAAAGT TGACTGGGCCATCTCAGCGACGAGAGATGGCCGCAACGGCGGTAGAGCGACGCGGGGTCAGTGTCGCCGTGGCGTGCCGCACCTTTGGGGTTAGCGAGACCTGCTATCGCTACAGCCCGCTTCTGAGCGATGAGAACGAACAGATTGCCGATTTGCTTGTCGGGCTGACGGATACGAGGAAGACTTGGGGCTTCGGACTTTGCTATCTGCACCTGCGCAACGTCAAAGGTCATCCGTGGAACCATAAGCGGGTCTATCGCATCTATTGCGCGCTGGAACTGAACCTGCGGATTAAGCCCCGCAAACGGCTAAAGCGGGATAAACCCGACGCGCTGGCGGTACCCGAGGCCCCCAACATGACCTGGTCGATGGACTTTATGGCCGACAGGCTGAGCGACGGTCGTCAGTTTCGACTGCTGAACGTGCTGGACGACTTCAACCGCGAAGGGCTTGGCATTGAGGTCGACTTTTCATTGCCTGCTGAACGCGTGATCCGGAGCCTCGATCGCATCATCGAATGGCGTGGCAAGCCCGGCACGATCCGGGTCGATAATGGCCCTGAATACATCAGCATCAAGCTGCTGGAATGGGCTGAGAAACAAGGTGTTACCCTCCAGCACATCCAACCAGGACAGCCCCAGCAGAACGCCTACATCGAACGTTACAACCGCACCGTCAGGAATGAATGGCTGGACCAACACATCATCGAAAACATCGAGGAGGCCCAAGACTTCGCCACGCAATGGCTCTGGACTTACAACAACGACCGCCCGAACATGGGCATCGGCGGCATCACACCCGCACAGAAACTGAAAATGGCCGCGTAA